GGCGGTGGGCCGAAGCATCGGATCTGCTTTAGTTTTGGAGATGATCGCCTTCTGGCGAGGGAGGAGctgcttttttatttatttacatattgCGTATTTCATCTCAACACATTTACGTTTGTTGGCAATGTTAATTCTTGCAATTGTTTTCAGAATACGTACTTTTATATTCGTTCGCTGGACAGGCAAACGCTGCCAAGTACTAAACAGTGAATCAATCAAAACTCTTCCTATCCAGGTACCATCTCTGCTGATCACGTCTGCCAATCATGTTCTCTGTACCTAAGATACATAAACACAGCTGGTGACAGCGCAGAGATCTCTGTCCGACAAATTGCTATCAAGTCTTTTTAATATTTGTAATCTATTTAGTTATATAAACATGATACCATCAATCTAAAATAACTCCCAACTTTACTTAACCTTAGcaatgtagctagcaagctaaaatAAGCAGACCTATCCTACTGCAGTTTGAACTAGCCCTGCCATCACTATTAGACATTGAGACCCCATATGCATTGGTCTGTTGTCTTTTCTTTGTGGGTTTTGTCTTACAGTCAATTAGAGTTGAAGAGCACCAACTACAGATACACATTCTTGTTAGGGAATCTCAAATACTCAATTCAATATAGAATCAGTTTGACGAGGTGAAAAACAGAATGTTTTACTATTGTAACATGCAGTGATGAGAACTCCATTGTCCCTGTCATGAACCCAGACTTTTGCCGTAGATGGTACAGTTATCGTCTCTGGACTACACCATCTTAAGATTGCATTCCGCTAaggcacttctctctctctacatcggtTGTCTACATTGGTGACCAGGGTGGTATCCTTTCGATACACCTATGGGGCCAGGGCACACAAGTGCTCCTAGAGAGAGGATGGCGGCGGGGGTGGGTGTACTGAAGCATGTGTTGATGACAGATACTTCAAATACTGCCTGAGACAACTTTGCTATTTGTCTCCATACTCAAATGGTGAAACACTAAATGGGAAGTTCTTTGTTCTAATGTATAGGCATGAAAGGTACACTATGGAAAACATGCATCACACTCAGTCATATTTAGTAGTTGAATAATGGATTGGCAAACATTTGGCACTGTCAACTTTGAAGGTTAGTAGGAAAGTAACCATTTAAACCAATCAATTCACATTCACTGGACATTTAGCCTTTGAAACTCAAACATTCATTTCCCAACTGCTTTTTCTATAATCCTGCAGGCTCTTTATCATTCTCTatcattggggtggcagggtagcctagtggttagagtgttgggttagtaaccgaaaggttgtaagttcaaatccccaagctgacaagatctgttgttaacccactgtcattgaaaataaaaatgtgttcttagctgacttgcctagataaataaattCTTCATACATTATATTAAAATGCATTCAACATTATGCATGCTGACCATGGTATTGGGCAGCTGCTGACATTTGAGAACTCATCTGATTTAGAATCAAACTCTGGTCATCTTATTGCAGAGCACATTGTATACATTTTGCCCAGCTGTTTTTAGATGAAATTGTATTGCAAGGTATAGTCTATGTGTAGGATATGCCATGTTGGCTAATATGCAGCTGTAGTTTTTAAACCTCCATTCTAGCATACATGACACACATAGTTGTATCTATACTTTTGGGGGGTTTATGCAAATTATATGACTGAATGTTTCTTTAACCCTTACACTTATGAGATTTGGCCtgtatggatagggctaaattgaaatgtttcctacagaagaaatatggaaagcatatgcataaccatggtagcaatgaAAAGGGAACAGTTTAGAGATTATGGGAAAAGTATGACTAAatgtgaggacacaacagttcacctgacaagactgaatccaaacataaATCTtaattttatgtgcattttagaTTTACTGTACATTGCCACAGTTAAAtattctggatacattcagtaacataataaTATTACTGGAAAGGTTGGGTTAGGTGCAACATCTATATGttgccacacacctctccaaagtgtacaCAGTTGCTAAGTCATTTCAATGAATTTTAATGAGTTAAAGAAGTCTTCAACTATAAAGTTGCCattttgagctctcctagctgtgccgatgaggaactagagcaagctcACATGTGGTTGTTTTGTTTGTAAAACAGCCCTGCGTCCTCGCCATTACAGAATTACTGTTGTTCACGCAATCCAAAAAGAGCCCATTATAAATTGCAAcctgggcatcatttgaaagcttattgtattgccaacatgactagcaaAATTATAAAATATGATCTTACAGTGTTGTGTTTATCACAGTCCAAAATGCATACGCCTATGCACAGCAGTGTCCTAGAATATTGGACCATTGGCTTTCATACTTTGAATTCTCAGTGCAGCTCAAGAAATTTCTCTAACTGTCAACACATTCAAATGAAGAGGACCCGTACCAGAACTGCTTTGGTTGAGAATTGTGGGGAGGGAGGTGCTCGATCAGGCTGTGCGTTTCCAGTGTGTGGTGGTCTCAGAGCAGTGTAGCTATGTCACAAAGGGCACTGGACTATAGCACCTCAGCATCAGTAGACTATGATTTACGCTTTACTCTTTCtcaaggcaattcagagaagcaGATGGTAATTTTGGTGCACATAGAATGCAGTCCTAAATGTATTTAGATGTGTGAGCCGCTGCAAACTTTCTTCACAATACAACAAATATAGTCTTATTCTGTTCAAGACAAGCCAAGCTACAACACCATGTCGTCTTCTAAcagtacatcaaacatagtgatcataaacagtGACACTGTATATtatatgatatggaaatgtgaagtgcacatttggactcacgggtatttggcttgcttgtatgacatcaaagcagtatttattataatccttgACGTCTCATCTTTCAAAGAAAATAGAGTCCTTGTAATATACAGCATTttcctcactcagacaacaaaacatttgcaaaagttgcccaatCAGTGGGAGGGATAGGGGCAAAGTCTTGTTGCAAGTAGTGCTCAAGAcagaacggctgtcagtcaaaacccatgcAAAGCTATGAAGTGGAAAACCTGAGCTCTAAAGTAATGTATAGCATGTTATTGTACATccactgcgttccaatttagccacttatcagtgtccaaatctgccattttcaacccgtaCAAGTGTAAAGGGCTACGCCTGAAGATAGTGAGTTGAAATGAGACATAACCATGCCAAAACATGATTCAAAATTTGAATTCACCGACAGATAGCTTTTGAAACACTAGCTTCCTGAGCAGGCAAATTTACATGTACAGTAGCCGGCTAGGCTAGTCAGACTAACATTGACTAGCTTTCAATAAATTGGCTAAGCGGTCAACGGAATTACCTCTTCAAACGATCAAGACAATTCACATTGCATGCTGCATATTTCAAGTGCACTCAAAACAGATATTGATCTTATTTCAGTCTTCATCAAACATTTGTGCAAGAATTTAAGGTGCCAACACATTTTATAGTCATAAGACTGTTTCACTGTCatatacaataaaataaaataaaaatcagctCCTCCCTCGACGGGGATCGATCAACTTCACGCTTTTTGGCCCACCGCCTACTGTAGTGAATCTTAGACTGATAAGCCTAGCCATAGGGACCTTATTAAATTACCATtactattctaattctatgggCCTAGCCTATTCAAACGTGTCATTAGAGGAAGCCATGAAACAAGAACGTTACATTCTTAACCAAGAAAGGCATTGTTGCAGGAGGAGCCAATACCCAGCTGCTTAAAACACATAATTATTTCAACCTCATACAAGCAGCAATTAACTTTCCATGACCTGCTCCAGCTAAATATAATTATCTGGCATGAAACCTGCATagtagtgttttaatgtgtgtgatGTTTAAAAACATTCAAAGCGCTCTGAGCTGAAGTGCACTGATTGAATGGAGTTTGAAGGATTCCTTTTAGCAGCTTTCCGTCTGCAAATGAAGTCAAATAGTTCGTTTTCTTCTTAGAGTGGTGGAAGAAGTACCaatttgtcatacttgagtaaaagtaaagataccttaataggaaatgactcaaaagtcaaccagtaaaatacttgagtaaaagtctaaatgtatttggttttaaatatacttaagtatcaagagtaaaagtataaataatttcaaattgcttatattaagcaaaccaaacgGCACAatgttctttttttaaattttttatctacagttgaagtcggaagtttacatacaccttagccaaatacatataaactgtttttcacaattcctgacatttaatccacgtataaatgccctgtcttaggttaggatcaccattttaagaatgtgaaatgtcagaataataacagagagaataatttatttcagcttttatttctttcatcacattcccagtgggtcagaagtttacatacactcaattagtatttggtagcattgcctttaaattgtttcaggtagccttccacaagcttcccacaataagttgtgtgaattttggccaattcctcctgacagagctggtgtaactgagtcaggtttgtagacctccttgcttgcacacgctttttcaattctgcccacaaattgtctatgggattgaggtcagggctttgtgatggccactccaataccttgactttgttgtccttaagccattttgtcacaactttggaagtatgcttggggtcattgtccacttggaagacccatttgcgaaaaAGCTTTAAAttccttactgatgtcttgagatgttttttcaatatatccacatcaattTGCGTCATCATGAtaccatccattttgtgaagtgcaccagtccctcctgcagcaaagcacccccacaacatgatgctgccacccccatgcttcacggttgagatggtgttcttcggcttgcaagcccccccccccccctttttcttccaaacataacgatggtcattatggccaaagagttctatttttatttcatcagaccagaggacatttctcctttgtccccttgtgcagttgcaaaccatagtctggcttttttatggcggttttggagcaggggcttcttccttgccgcgtggcctttcagattatgtcgatataggactcgttttactgtggatatagatactttgtacctgtttcttccagcatcttcacaaggtcctttgctgttgttctgggattgatttgcactttttgcaccaaagtacatccatctctaggagacataacgcgtctccttcctgagcggtatgatggctgcgtggtcccatggtgtttatacttgcatactattgtttgtacagatgaacgtggtaccttcaggcatttggaaactgctcccaaggattaagcagacttgtggaggtctacaattttatttctgaggtcttggctgatttcttttgatttcccgacgaggtcaagcagaggcactgagtttgaaggtaggccttgaaatacatccacaggtacacctccaattgactcaaatgatgtcaattagcctatcagaagccattacataattttctggaatgttccaagctgtttaaaggcagtcaacttagtgtatgtaaacttctgacccactggaattgtaagtgaaataatctatctgtaaacaaattgttggaaaaattaaaagtagatgtcctaacttgccaaaactgtagtttgttaacaagaaatttgtggagtggttgaaaaatgagttttaatgactccaacctaagtgtatgtaaacttctgacttcaactgtacagatAGCCACGGGcaggaacactccaacactcagacataatttacagatgaagcgtttgtgtttagtgaatccaccagatcagaggcagtagggatgttctcttgaagtgtgtgaattggaccatgttcttgtcctgctaagaattcaaaatgtaatcagtacttttgggtgtcagtgaAAATTTATGgattaaaaagtacattattttctttaggaatgtagtgaagtaaaagtagtcaaaagtataaatgtaaagtacagataccaaaaaaaaactacttaagtagtactttaaagtatttttacttaaatactttacaccactggctacTTATCTACAATATAATATGTTGGGGAAATAGTTTTAGGCCTATTAGGTCACTTTTTTTCCACAGACAGTTCAATGATGAAAATAGAGCTAACGTTAGCAATAAGCAAGCTAATTTACAGGACTCCTCAAAATAATCATTAACTACATCAGGGATAGGctactccagtcctcgggggcctgactGGTGTCACACGTTAGTCCCAGCAActgctaacacacctgactccaataattaACTAATcgtgatcttcagtttagaatgtaaTTAGTCTAATCAGCTCTATTTGCttggaaaaagtgtgacaccggCACTCCGGCCcccaaggactggagttgcccatccctgaactAGATTAACATTCATATCGAATTAATTCAATTATATGTAGCCACCTCCACAAAACGTAATATATAGCTACATAATTACACATTATTAATGAAGATTACCTAACGTTAGTTATTAGCAAAAAACTGCACAGAGGCTAGTCAAAACAAAACACACAGCTGCTTTAGCGTGTGTTACCATGGCAACAGCAAGAAGTACGCTAACTACTTACTTTTCATTCAAGCATAGCTAACGCATTTAAATCCTATTAATCTATTAACATGCATTTgccctttgtttgtttgtttgttgatgGTAACGGTGAGATCCGTTATTGTACTCATCCAACGTTAGTCTCTTTAATAACCAGGAATCAAGTGGCATCGCATGAGCCACTTTCCCAAACTACTGGTACTAAACAGGGACAAAAAAGCGCAGTAATAATCTCTACCAACAGCAACACTTCATTTGAATGCTCTGCTAAAGGAAATGTATATTCTTATAGAAATACATAATTAATGTATCGCTGTTAAGGTATAGGAATTGTCATACATGTTTTGAATAGTAAACCTATTTCTTTTCACACATTTCATGAAGATAAGAATAAAGTCTACGACTATGGTGAATCAAACTGAAAAGCACTATAGTTTACGTCCGCAGACGTCACAGGGTGGCCTATCCGTCTACATGGTGATTAGTCTCCATCTAGTGGAGAAGTGATATCTAAATTATTGGCGTCAATATGTTTATTTTGTTGCGATTCCGTTTTTGTAAAATTCAAAAATGCATATTTCCAATTATCAGCTTTAGGAGGGAACGGTATAGTTTAAATGTGATAGTGGTATTTGGACCTCCTTGCAGTACACATTTTTAGACCTACCTAAATGCCAAGTTGGCAGTTTCTGACTATTATAGTGACATTATTTTTGACAAAATGCAATCCCTGTTACTCTAGCATGACCACAACTTTTAATTAATCTTAAAAGTAAAGGCAAGATCATCAAACAGATTGTAAGTGTTACTAGATTCCAGAGCTCCTTTGAGTCCCCCACTTTAATAGCTTCCACTGTTTGGGCATTTTGGCCGTTTTTGGACTGTCCATTGTAACCATTAATTATGGTTGCACATTTGAAAGAGTGATGCTGGCAGATACTTTTGACCACATTTTCTAAATACAACAGAATGTAAAAGACAAAATATTATTGTGATATTAAATTCCTTATTAAGAACTGAGCCAAACTGAAACAGCATTTCAAACGTGGGGATAACATTTTGGACAGACATTTAAAGACATTACAAGCTGAGTTAAATCAATGTTTTCTGCTCTTTTCAAATATAATGATTACTAGATGAGATGGCTGATCACATGCAAACAGTACCCTAAATTCCAAGCACAGCAGTTAAGCCTTGCAGGTCTGAGCTGGGTTGTATACACATTACCCTACCAACAGTCGGTTTTAATGAGACTCCAAAGCAAGGACTGGTATGCTAATTGTGGGTTGTTTTACATTTGATTCATATTCAAAGCACTATTCAACATAATTATTGGATGAAAAAAAGCAAGGTGTTTCACCAGAACAAACTATTGGAGCGTAGCTGAATCATTGACTTTAAACCACATAATACAAATGGGACATTATTTAGTTAATTGAATAATTCACACAATACTCATACCCCCAAATAGCTCTTTAATTGCAAGTTGGTCCACACCAGGCATAATCACCCACAGggtacacactggttgaatcacgttgaaccaacgtggaatagacattgaatttacatctgtgcccagtgggtaattTTCAACTAGAATCAAGAATGAGAGGGAATGTTTGATTTTATGCATAACACAATCACAGACATTTGCTCATACTATCCAAAGTAATACAGCAGCAAACACATTGAATACAGGAAATCATCAGAATATGTACATGCAAAACAAATAGCTGCACATTCCTTTCCTACTATGTAAGGAATGAATATACCAGCTGCTTACGTTCCTGTCCACGGAAAAGCAATTTTACCCATTGTTACAGCTTAAAATTAGAAACAGCCCATGTAATACTGCCACAACAGAAATTCAATAGAGATTTTTGTGAAGATGTTGTTAGTGAGCCAATTTACCCGTAGTTCTCACCTTATTACTGCCCCCTCAGAGGTGGAATGTACGTTAAGACATTGGTGCACATTCCTTGATGCAAGCTCAAATATGTTGTGCTCTTAGATCCATGAAACAACTTTTGGAAAGTAATTTTCCTTAAATAGTTTGGAATTAGAAAGGAACTTAAGCGTTGAAGGATACTCTACTGGCAACATGGGATTTAGAATATCAAGaaggaaaaataaaaacataagaAGATCTGAATGGCAAAGTGACTTaagaactacttaagtagttttttggggtatctgtactttactttactatttatatttttgacaacttttacttttacttcactacattcctaaagaaaataatgtactttttactccatacattttctctgataCCTGAAAGTAATCATTACATTTAGACAGGAAAAtgatccaattcacacacttatcaagagaacattgcttgtcatctctactgcctctgatctggcagaccaCCTAAACAGAAATGCCACATTTGTAATTtaatgagtgttggagtgtgcctctggctatccgtaaataaaacaatatttaaaaattgtgccatctggtttgcataatataaggaatttgaaattattaatacttttactttgatgcttaagtatatttgaaaaccaaatacttttagacttttactcaagtagtattttactgggtgactttcacttttacttttctattaaggcatctttacttctactcaagtatgacatttgagtactttttccaccactgtaaagTCTGGACTAGGACGTATGTCATTCATACTTACAGAGCTGTCTCTGTCCCAAGAAGTGTTCATCAGAATCAACAACCTAGGCGTCCACAACATGTCTATATAAACACAAGTCATCCCGATCAAACATCCCATCAACGTCCACATGAGCACCCCACCTTCagacagatttcctcctcttgCCGAAGACATTGTTGATGAGCTTGGCCATGGACTTAGAGCCACTGTAGCGACGAAGGTCGGCCCGGTACTTCAGGTGATCCATGACGTGGCGGATGAGCTTGGTGAAGAGGTTGGATATCTCCAGGTAGTCCTCTGCTGCAGAAACCTCCTGGAAGTGGCATCTGTGCTCCTGAGCCAAGGCACGGCCCTCCTCCTCAAACACTTGACGGGCGTGGCACAGGTCCTGCTTGTTCCCCACCAGGCAGATTGGGATGTCCAtcttgtccatctctctgtccaaaACAGGCACAGCATGGTCAAAAATCTCCCTTAAACTTTCCTTAAAATGACCATAAACTTTATCAAAATATGTGTTTCTGCTGATTCATCATGAATTTCATCTGACGTTCATCACGTTCGTCTGAATTAGTAAGGCTTTGTAAACTAGTGCAATGTTTATTGAAGCAGCCCAAAGTATCAAAGGAAAACGAACCAAGTAGGCCAAGTGGTGGCTTCAGTGAAGTTacaaagagtttatataatgcaGACAGACCCTCGCCCAAAGTACTCTTTTGATATACAGTGAGGGTGACTTCTGCTTCACATCCATTTCGTGGAGTGTCAAACCATCAGGACCCAGCTGAAGTAAAATCCCGCTACACAACTTAGGCCTGACCACCCATGTCATTTTGTGAGCCATATGTGAGTCTTTATCATCTCAAGCTGTCCCAGCTCACTCTTCCACACAGTGTCCGTCGACTGGCTGCAACCTACTTTCACTTAAAGTCCTGTAACAAATGTCCAGTGGAATCCCAATAGTTCCTCTAGTATTTAATCATGTTTTAATTAACGCCTCTGAGAAAATTGGATACAAGCCGTTCTGGGGCAAATTCAATTGAGCATGAGAAATAATTTACTCATATAATTAACTATGGCGAGCCATGAGGTTGTAAATCCTAcaaaacatgtttattgagaaGGAAAAGCCTACACTTCTATCACAGACAGCTGCCTTTTGTGTTCACTTTGTTGTACCATAGAGAAAATAGAAGTCAATGTTAAAATCATGTTGGAATCTGCCACTTTAAATGGTTTGTACCTAAACATCAGTCCAGGAATGGGAATCATTAATTCATCAAAGCCCAATCCCTTCCCTCCGGTAGGCATCAGGCCCTGGGTCGCAGGTCACAGTCACTCACCCCTTGCAGCTCTCTCCGCGGGCATCTTTGATCTGACATAGGATGTTTTGGGCGTTGAGGAAGGACGTTCGGTCGCTGATGTTGTACACCACGATAAATCCATCGGCCCACTCCACCGGCTCTTCCAGGATACATCTGCTCTCTCCACTCTGACAGGGCAGGGGACAGGGGGTGGACAGATCACAAACACATCCTCACACATCCTATCTGACTTATGTAAACTAATGGGAAAAATATTATGAAttatttttttcctttattttactaggcaagtcagttaagaacaaattcttattttcaacgacggcctaggaacagtgggttaactgcctgttcaggggcagaacgacagattttgtaccttgtcagctcggggatttgaacttgcaacctttcggttactagtccaatgctctaaccactaggctaccctgccgccccattatgtTTTGGTCACTCAAAGGCTATTTTACATGGGAAATTGTCACCCCTGCTCccgctcccgctccccctccctggcgctcaaagacgccaggctccccagcattacacactcctgccatcatcattacacacacctgcctttCCCCGTCACAAGCATCAgggattattggactcacctggactcaatcacctccgtcatccctatatctgtctggttccccgctctgttccctgcttcagcATTAATTGCCGTTTGTCATTGTTTACCGGTGTGCTGATGCTGCTCCTGTTGTGTTACTTGTCTGTTCCTGATTAAATGttgactccctgtacctgcttctcatctccagcgtcgGTCTTTACAGAATGTTGAAGCCATCATACGAAGCATTGGGGAGTGCTGGTGTTCCGGGTTGGTGGTGACATCGGGCCCGGGGGGGCACCACCGATGGAACCAGGGGTGCCTAAGCCAGCTCGTTGGGCTGTCATGCTCTAGCTTGCTCGAGAGGTTCTTGCCCCGGTTGGCTCGGAAGACGCTCATCCCACGACGGGCCTCGTCGtgctcccacgcctcagcgggATCGACAAGCTTTCAGGCCCCAGCCAGATTGTCGGGCTCCTATGCCTCAGCCGGTTCGTTGGGAGTTTACGTCCAGCCGGCTTGTCCAGCACCTGTGGTTCGGCCGGCCTGTCAGTCTCGCCCAGGTGGGATGCTGGGTGTCGCCCCTAGATGGGTTGTCTACTGttacgcctgctcccgctccccctccctggcgcTTGAAggcaccaggctccccagcattacgcactcctgccaacatcattacgcacacctgccttcccccctcacacgcatcagcgattattggactcaaTTACCactgtcattacctcccctatatctgtctggttccccGCTCTGTTCCCTACTTCAGCATTAATTGTCGTTGtttacccgtgtgctgacgctggtc
This sequence is a window from Oncorhynchus clarkii lewisi isolate Uvic-CL-2024 chromosome 26, UVic_Ocla_1.0, whole genome shotgun sequence. Protein-coding genes within it:
- the LOC139384972 gene encoding ras-related and estrogen-regulated growth inhibitor-like protein, which gives rise to MNDIKLALLGSEGAGKSAVLVRFLTKRFIGEYASNANSLYRKRLSIEGRLLHLEVFDPCSQSGESRCILEEPVEWADGFIVVYNISDRTSFLNAQNILCQIKDARGESCKGEMDKMDIPICLVGNKQDLCHARQVFEEEGRALAQEHRCHFQEVSAAEDYLEISNLFTKLIRHVMDHLKYRADLRRYSGSKSMAKLINNVFGKRRKSV